The Kribbella sp. HUAS MG21 genome includes the window TGCCAGGACACGATGTTCGCGTGGTCCCGCTCGGCGAACCGGCGCAGCGGCCGGAAGTCGAAGGCGAAGCTCGCCAGCGCGGTCGGCGCGGTGGTCGGCTCCTTCGGGTGGTCGGCGTGCTTGTCCTCGAAGTAGAACCGCGCCGACGACGCACCGGTGTTGGTCAGCCAGTAGATGGTCGCGTTGGTCAGGACGTGCTCGTCGCTGCAGCTGCTGAGCAGCTGGGCGATCCAGGCCAGCTGGCCCGTGGGCGAGTCCGCCAGCGCGTGCGCGATGTTCTGCGGCGCCTGCTCCTGGAGCTTCGCGTACGCGCCCAGGTTCTCGTTGAAGTACTGCAGGAACTGCAGGTACCCCTGCTCTTCCTCGGTGAGGTTCTCCAGCTCGGCCGGGTCGCCGCTCGGGAACGAGAACAGCTGCGTGACGTGGACGCCGATCACGTGCTCCGGATCGACGCGGCCCACCTCGGGCGACACGTAGGACCCGCCGTCGTTGCCGTGGGCGCCGTACCGCTCGTAACCGAGGCGGCTCATCAGCTCCGCCCAGGCGGCCGCGACCCGGTACCTGTTCCAGCCCCGGTCGCGCGTCGGGCCGGAGAACCCGAAGCCCGGGACCGTCGGGATGACCAGGTGGAACGCCTGCTCGCCGTTCCGCGGCGCGGTCAGCGGCTCGATCAGGTCGAGGTACTCCAGCGAGGTGTTCGGCCAGCCGTGGGTCAGGACCAGCGGGATCGCGTCCGGGTCCGCGGACCGGACGTGGAAGAAGTGCACGTTCTGGCCGTCGATCTCGGTCACGAACTGCGGGTAGGAGTTCAGCCGCTCCTCCCACTTCCGCCAGTCGTACGACGTCAGCCACTGGTCGGCGAGGCGCCGGACGTAGGACAGCGGTACGCCGTACTCCCACTCCGGCGGCAGCGGGCCGGTCTGGACGGCGCCGGTGTAGTCGAGCTCGAGCTCGTTCGCCCACCGGGTACGGGCGAGGCGGTCGCGCAGGTCGTCGAGCTCGGCCTGCGGGATGTCGATGCGGAAGGGTCGGATCTCGGTGTTGTTCATCATGGCTTCACGCTAAATCGCCATTAGGCGAGTTAGCTTCCTAATGGTCTGCGAGACTTTCGGGCATGATCGAGACCTCGGCGCGACTGCTGAAGCTGCTGACGTTGCTGCAGTCGCCACGCGACTGGACCGGCGCCGAACTGGCGGAGAAGTTGCAGGTGAGCCCGCGGACCGTCCGGAGCGACGTCGAGCGGCTCCGCTCGCTGGGCTACCCGGTCGACGCGACCCGCGGCTCGGTCGGCGGCTACCGGCTCGGCGCGGGCGCCTCGTTGCCACCGCTGCTGCTGGACGACGACGAGGCCGTGGCGGTGGTCATCGGGTTGCGCAAGGCCGCCGGCGTCGCCGGAGTCGAGGAGATGTCCCTCCGGGCGCTGGCCAAGCTGGAGCAGGTGCTGCCGTCGCGGCTGCGGCGCAGGGTGCAGACGCTCGCGAGCTACACCGTCCAGGTGCCACCGGACGAGCCGGGACCACAGGTCGATCCTGAGTTGCTGACCCAGTTGGCGGCGCTGTGCCGGGACCGCGAGCAGCTGCGCTTCGACTATCTGTCCCACGCCGGCTCCGAGACGCTGCGGCGGGCGGAGCCGCACCGGCTGGTCAACTGGGGGCGGCGCTGGTACCTGGTCGCCTTCGACCTCGACAAGCAGGACTGGCGGACGTTCCGCGTCGACCGGGTCCGGCCGCGGATCCCGACCGGTCCGCGGTTCGGCCCGCGCCCGCTCCCCGAGGACGGCGACGTGGCGGCGTACGTGTCGCGCCGGGTGTCCGCCGCGGCCTGGCGCTACCGGGCGACGGTCGTCGTCGCCGTCCGCGCGGCGGTGCTTGCAGAGCGATTGCCGGCGGCGGTCGGCGTGATCGAGCCGATCGACGACGAGAGCTGCCTGCTGCAGACGGGCTCCGACACCGTACAGAGCCTGGCGCTGAATCTGGGACTGCTCGAGGTGGACTTCGTCGTACGGGACGCGCCGCCGGAGCTGACGGCGTATCTCGAGCGGCTGGCCGACCGCTATCGGCGGGCGACGAGCTCGTAGACGGAAAGCAGCTCGGGCAGCAGGACCGACCAGTCGTACTTCGGTACGGCGGCCAGGCCCGCGGAGCGGAGCTGCTCGCGTTCGTCGGGGCGACGGAGCAGGCGCAGCGCGCGGGACACGAGTTCACCGACGTCACCGCGCGGGAACAACTCCCCCAGCCGCCCACCGTCCAGCACCTGGCGGAACGCGGGCAGATTGCTCGCGAGCACCGGCGCGCCCGCGGCCATCGCCTCCAGCAGCACGATCCCGAAGCTCTCGCCGCCGAGATGCGGGGCGACGTACAGGTCCGACCCGGCCAGCATGTCGGCGCGGGCCTCGTCGTCGATCGCGCCGAGGAACAGCACGTTGTCGTGGTACCGCGCGGGCAGCGACCGCCGCGCCTCGTCCGGGTGTCCGGATCCGGCCACCAGGATCTTCAGCCGGGGTCGCTCGGCCAGCAACGCGGGTACGGCGGCCAGCAGCACGGCGAGGCCCTTGCGCGGCTCGTCCAGGCGGCCGAGGAAGCTGACCGTCCCGTCCTCACCCATCCACTCCGGCCGCGGACTGCCCTTGAAGCGCGCGGTGTAGAGCCCGTTCGGGATCACCACCGCCTCGCCGCCGATGTGCTGCACCATCATCGATCGGGCGTTCTCGGACACCGCGATCCGGGCGTCGATCTTCTCCAGCGCGGGCCGCAGCAGACCGGCCGCCACGCTCATCGCCCGGGACCGCACCTGCCAGGTGTGGAAGGTCGCGACGAACGGGCCCTCGGCGGACCAGAGCGCGATGATCGACGCGCTCGGCGTGGTCGGCTCGTGGACGTGGACGACGTCGAAGTCCCCCTCCGCGAGCCAGCTCTTCACCCGCGCCGCGGTCCGCGGACCGAAGGTCACCCGCGCGACCGACCCGTTGTACGGCACGCCGACCGCCCGTCCGGACGAGACGACGTACGGCGGGACGTCGCCGGAGTCGTCGACCGGGGCGAGGACCGAGACCTCGTGGCCGACCGCGAGCAGCGCCTCGGCGAGGTCGCGGACGTGGTTCTGCACCCCGCCGGGTGTGCCCAGCGAGTACGGGCACACGACACCGATCCTCACGGGACGATTGTCACCCGTCTTGTCACTCGTCGAGGAAGATCCTCTGCAGCATGTGCCAGTCCTGCGGGTGCGCGGCGATGCCGGCCGCGAACGCGTCCGCGCAGCGCTGGGTCATCGCCGCCGCCCCGCCGTCGGGCTCGATCGCGTCGTGGAACGTGATCACCAGGTCCGGGCCGTCGTAGTGCAGGGTCGCCGGGATCAGCGGCGCACCGGTCTTGAGGCTCAGCGCGGCGGGGCCGACCGGCATCCGGGACGGCCGGCCGAAGAACGTCACCGGGACGCCGCGCTCGGACAGGTCGCGGTCGGCCACCAGGCACACGAAGCCGCCGGCCCGCAGACGATCCGCCAGTACGCCAGTTACGTCATCGGCACCGCCCGTGAGCGGGAGCACCTCCATGCCGAGCTTCTTGCGGTAGGCGATGAAGCGGTCGAACAGCGACTCCGGCTTCAGTCGCTCGGCAACCGTCGACACCGGCATGCCGGTCAGGCCGGCCCAGGCGCCCGCATGGTCGTAGTTCGCGAGGTGCGGGAGCGCGCAGATGACGCCGTTTCCGGCGGCGTACGCGTCGCGCAGCAGCTTCTCGTTGACCGTCCGCACGCTGCTGACGATCTCCTCGGCGCTCCACTCCGGCAGCCGGAAGGCCTCCTGCCAGTAGCGCAGGTACGAGCGCATGCCGGCCTGGGTGAGCGCATCCAGCTCGGCCTCGCCGGCGTCCGGGCGTACGGCGGCCAGGTTGCCGCGCAGGCGCCGTACGCCGCGGCCGTTGCGCCGGTAGGTGCGGTCCGCGGCCAGCCTGAACAGCCAGCTGACCGTTCGCTCGGGCAGGCGCCGTACCAGGGTCCAGGCGAGCGCGAAAGCCAGGTCGACCACCCGGTGCCGGAGACCGTCCATCAAGTCAGTCGTTCTTCGGCTCCGCCGGCGGGGTGGCGGGCGGGGTGTCGAGGCCGGCGTTGTCCGGGTCGGCCAGCACCTGCTTGCGGACCGAGAGGCAGCGCTGGACGACGGTGATCGTGCTCGCCGCCGCGACGTACCAGATCACGATGTGCAGCAGGATCGGCAGGTCGAACAGGTCGGAGAAGAACGCGAGGATCAGCGTGAACACCAGCCGGTCGGCACGCTCGGCCAGCCCGCCGCTCGCCTTCAGCCCGAGGCTCTCCGCCTTCGCCCGGGCGTACGACGTGACCGCGCCCATCACCAGCGCCCACAGTGTCACCGCGGCCATCAGCGTCGAGTCGCCGGCCTGCGAGTTCGCGTAGAACATCACCAGGCCGCCGTAGACCGCGCCGTCGGCGATCCGGTCCAGCGTCGAGTCGAGGAACGAGCCCCACTTCGACGAGGTCCCCGAGGTCCGGGCCATGTAGCCGTCGATCAGGTCGGAGAACACGAAACAGGTGATCACCAGCACGCCGATCCAGAGCTGGCCGCGCGGGAAGAAGATCAGCGCTCCGGCGGACACAGCGATGGTGCCCACCAGCGTGACCATGTCGGCGCTCACGCCGAGCTTGAGCAGGAGGGTGGCGATCGGCGTGATCACCTTGGTCCAGAACTGCCGGAATCTGTTAAGCATGGCGACGCGATCGTAGTCCAGAGAGATCCTGGAGGCAGTGAGGAGGTGGTCGGCATGCGCCACAGGGTGCTCGTGGGCGTGCTCGTCCTCCTCCTGGGCAGCAGCGGGTGCACCGTCGCCCAGCGCGCGAACGGCACCGCCCCCGACCCCGTCCGCCCCACCACGGTCGTCCCCACCGCGGTCGCTCCCCCGCAGCCCGAGGGCCTCGACGGTACGGCGGGAGCGCCCGGACCGCAGGTGTGTACGGCGACCACGCGCCGCCTCACCGCCGAGCTGCGCGTGCCGGTCACCGCGAAGCCCTACTCCTGGAACGACGGCGGTCTCCCGGCGATGGACCTGTGCACGCTCCTCGTCGGCGGCCGCGCGGTCACGATCGGCGTCAGCGCGCTGCCCGCCCAGCCGGACGCGCTGGGCCGGTTGATGCGCGGCGCCGGAGCCGTCGCCGCGGTGCCGGAGCTCGGGCCCGAGGCGCTGCGGGCGGATTCCCGGCTGGTGTTCCGCGCGGGCGACCGGGCGGTGCGGGTGACGGCCTTGGGCGGGATCGACCGCAGTACGGCGAGCGGCATCGACCGGGCGTCGGCTGTCGCGGTCGCCTTCGCCGCGCGGGACGCCGTACCGGGGAACCTGCGGCCGGCGCGGCAGTCGGACGAGACGTGCCAATTGTCGAACGCGGCGGCGGAGCGGTTCATCCAGCTGCGCGCACAGCTCCGGCGGGACTATCGGGTGCGGGGTGCGCTGACCTGTATCTGGGGGACGTACGACGCGACGGTGGCGATCGTCGAGGCGTTCGGCCAGGCGTCGATCCCGGAAGCGCAGCGGGTCCCGCCGCCGCGGCTCGCGCCGATCGGCCAGCCCGGGTACTACCTCCCCGAGGCGGGCGAACTCGTCTTCCG containing:
- a CDS encoding epoxide hydrolase family protein, with protein sequence MMNNTEIRPFRIDIPQAELDDLRDRLARTRWANELELDYTGAVQTGPLPPEWEYGVPLSYVRRLADQWLTSYDWRKWEERLNSYPQFVTEIDGQNVHFFHVRSADPDAIPLVLTHGWPNTSLEYLDLIEPLTAPRNGEQAFHLVIPTVPGFGFSGPTRDRGWNRYRVAAAWAELMSRLGYERYGAHGNDGGSYVSPEVGRVDPEHVIGVHVTQLFSFPSGDPAELENLTEEEQGYLQFLQYFNENLGAYAKLQEQAPQNIAHALADSPTGQLAWIAQLLSSCSDEHVLTNATIYWLTNTGASSARFYFEDKHADHPKEPTTAPTALASFAFDFRPLRRFAERDHANIVSWHEFERGSHWATQDAPDLLVQDLREFFGSLK
- a CDS encoding WYL domain-containing protein → MIETSARLLKLLTLLQSPRDWTGAELAEKLQVSPRTVRSDVERLRSLGYPVDATRGSVGGYRLGAGASLPPLLLDDDEAVAVVIGLRKAAGVAGVEEMSLRALAKLEQVLPSRLRRRVQTLASYTVQVPPDEPGPQVDPELLTQLAALCRDREQLRFDYLSHAGSETLRRAEPHRLVNWGRRWYLVAFDLDKQDWRTFRVDRVRPRIPTGPRFGPRPLPEDGDVAAYVSRRVSAAAWRYRATVVVAVRAAVLAERLPAAVGVIEPIDDESCLLQTGSDTVQSLALNLGLLEVDFVVRDAPPELTAYLERLADRYRRATSS
- a CDS encoding glycosyltransferase family 4 protein, encoding MRIGVVCPYSLGTPGGVQNHVRDLAEALLAVGHEVSVLAPVDDSGDVPPYVVSSGRAVGVPYNGSVARVTFGPRTAARVKSWLAEGDFDVVHVHEPTTPSASIIALWSAEGPFVATFHTWQVRSRAMSVAAGLLRPALEKIDARIAVSENARSMMVQHIGGEAVVIPNGLYTARFKGSPRPEWMGEDGTVSFLGRLDEPRKGLAVLLAAVPALLAERPRLKILVAGSGHPDEARRSLPARYHDNVLFLGAIDDEARADMLAGSDLYVAPHLGGESFGIVLLEAMAAGAPVLASNLPAFRQVLDGGRLGELFPRGDVGELVSRALRLLRRPDEREQLRSAGLAAVPKYDWSVLLPELLSVYELVARR
- a CDS encoding phosphatidylinositol mannoside acyltransferase, with translation MDGLRHRVVDLAFALAWTLVRRLPERTVSWLFRLAADRTYRRNGRGVRRLRGNLAAVRPDAGEAELDALTQAGMRSYLRYWQEAFRLPEWSAEEIVSSVRTVNEKLLRDAYAAGNGVICALPHLANYDHAGAWAGLTGMPVSTVAERLKPESLFDRFIAYRKKLGMEVLPLTGGADDVTGVLADRLRAGGFVCLVADRDLSERGVPVTFFGRPSRMPVGPAALSLKTGAPLIPATLHYDGPDLVITFHDAIEPDGGAAAMTQRCADAFAAGIAAHPQDWHMLQRIFLDE
- the pgsA gene encoding phosphatidylinositol phosphate synthase, giving the protein MLNRFRQFWTKVITPIATLLLKLGVSADMVTLVGTIAVSAGALIFFPRGQLWIGVLVITCFVFSDLIDGYMARTSGTSSKWGSFLDSTLDRIADGAVYGGLVMFYANSQAGDSTLMAAVTLWALVMGAVTSYARAKAESLGLKASGGLAERADRLVFTLILAFFSDLFDLPILLHIVIWYVAAASTITVVQRCLSVRKQVLADPDNAGLDTPPATPPAEPKND